One genomic region from Yersinia canariae encodes:
- the mltG gene encoding endolytic transglycosylase MltG yields MKIKSTKALILLVVVCLGLLLLGYQRVQHFADQPLAIQQETIFKLPAGTGRVALENLLQRDGLIKNTRWFPWLLRLEPELAKFKAGTYRFTPGMTVRGMLELLASGKEAQFTVRFIEGKRLRDWMDELQQSKYIKHVLEGKSDAEIAVLLGLKDSEHPEGWLYPDTYSYTAGTTDLALLKRAHVKMEKTVDEIWQGRDKSLPYKTPGDLVTMASIIEKETAVNEERTKVASVFINRLRIGMRLQTDPTVIYGMGDNYNGNITRKDLDTPTPYNTYVISGLPPTPIAMPGLASLTAAAHPAKTAYLYFVADGKGGHTFTTNLASHNQAVRVYRQSLKDKNEQ; encoded by the coding sequence ATGAAAATAAAAAGCACCAAAGCATTAATCCTTTTGGTTGTTGTCTGTTTGGGATTACTGCTGTTGGGTTACCAGAGAGTACAACACTTTGCGGATCAACCTCTGGCTATCCAGCAAGAAACCATCTTTAAACTCCCTGCCGGCACTGGGCGGGTTGCTCTGGAGAACTTGCTACAGCGCGATGGCCTGATTAAAAACACCCGTTGGTTTCCATGGCTGCTGCGTCTTGAACCTGAATTAGCCAAATTCAAAGCGGGGACTTATCGTTTTACCCCCGGAATGACCGTGCGCGGCATGTTAGAACTGCTTGCCAGCGGTAAAGAAGCACAATTTACCGTGCGTTTTATTGAAGGTAAGCGGCTGCGTGATTGGATGGATGAATTACAACAATCAAAATATATAAAACACGTATTGGAAGGAAAAAGTGATGCCGAAATCGCGGTATTGCTGGGGCTGAAGGACAGTGAACACCCTGAGGGATGGCTCTACCCGGACACCTATTCCTATACTGCCGGCACCACAGATTTGGCATTACTGAAACGTGCCCATGTAAAGATGGAAAAAACAGTTGATGAAATCTGGCAAGGGCGCGATAAGTCCCTGCCTTATAAGACACCGGGCGACTTGGTCACTATGGCGTCAATCATCGAAAAGGAAACGGCGGTCAACGAGGAGCGCACCAAAGTGGCCTCGGTATTTATCAACCGCTTACGCATTGGTATGCGGCTACAAACCGACCCAACAGTGATTTATGGCATGGGGGATAATTATAACGGCAACATTACTCGTAAAGACTTAGATACCCCAACGCCTTATAATACCTATGTTATATCGGGTTTGCCGCCGACGCCGATTGCGATGCCGGGGCTGGCATCACTCACGGCTGCCGCCCATCCGGCTAAAACGGCCTATCTTTATTTTGTGGCAGATGGCAAGGGGGGTCATACCTTTACGACCAATTTAGCCAGCCATAACCAAGCGGTGCGGGTTTATCGTCAATCGCTAAAGGATAAAAATGAACAGTAA
- the tmk gene encoding dTMP kinase, with translation MNSKFIVIEGLEGAGKTTARDVVVATLHAQGINDIVFTREPGGTPLAEKLRDLIKQGIDGEVLTDKAEVLMLYAARVQLVENVIKPALGRGSWVVGDRHDLSSQAYQGGGRGIDGQLMTSLRDTVLGEFRPDLTLYLDLPPVIGLARARARGELDRIEQESLAFFERTRTRYLELAAADPSIKTIDASQSLEQVSESIRQVLKQWLTSRETA, from the coding sequence ATGAACAGTAAATTTATCGTTATTGAAGGGCTTGAAGGGGCAGGGAAAACCACCGCCAGAGATGTCGTGGTTGCCACGTTACACGCCCAAGGGATTAACGATATTGTCTTCACACGTGAGCCTGGGGGAACACCGCTGGCAGAAAAGCTGCGTGACTTAATTAAGCAAGGTATTGACGGTGAAGTCCTGACAGATAAAGCTGAAGTATTGATGTTGTATGCTGCTCGCGTGCAATTGGTTGAAAACGTGATAAAACCTGCGTTGGGGCGGGGTAGCTGGGTGGTGGGAGATCGCCATGATTTGTCCTCACAAGCTTATCAAGGTGGGGGGCGTGGGATTGACGGCCAACTCATGACATCCTTACGTGACACGGTATTGGGTGAGTTCCGCCCTGACCTGACCTTGTATCTGGATTTGCCGCCGGTTATCGGGCTGGCGCGCGCCCGCGCGCGCGGCGAATTAGATCGCATAGAGCAAGAGTCACTGGCCTTTTTTGAGCGCACTCGCACCCGTTATCTCGAATTGGCTGCCGCAGATCCCAGCATCAAAACCATTGATGCTTCTCAATCACTTGAGCAGGTAAGTGAATCTATCCGTCAGGTACTCAAACAATGGTTGACCAGCCGAGAAACAGCGTAA